The Glycine max cultivar Williams 82 chromosome 17, Glycine_max_v4.0, whole genome shotgun sequence genome contains the following window.
AACTTCCTTTTCTATTAATAGATAATTTGCATCGTATTTTTCTTGTTTGGCTTTGTTTTACTCTAGAGAAATAGGAGTAAAATGTTACAAGAATAGTTTCTTTTGGAAGTAAATTTTTGGACTTTTACCTTCAGCAACATCGCATCCTTACAAGGACTTTGAAGGAAAAATACTTCACTATATTTTTCGTtcttaaaatactaataaatttttattttatttcctgcaatttttcattaaatgcctaattttattgaaataataatacatgtttttaatccctattgttaaaattattttgataaatgcaccctatatatatatatatatatatatatatatatatatatatatatatatatatatatatatatatatatatatatatatatataacttattaCTCATtcgtttatcatattttttgatGACGCAAATCTAATTGTAACgactaaaataatttgtttcaattaaagtagtgtattatttttttatagatccaaattaaaatttaatttttcaaagaagaaaatatacttaagaaaaaaattaatatttataagaaaaatataatctaAGAGTTCGTTTTCTTTTCAACATTTCTCAATTCCAATTTCCAACTAAACATCGATCTCAGACATAAATTACGTCGCACCCAAATGTAGTTGTCGGTTTCTTTATTAAATTCCACCAAATGTTTTGGATTACTTCAATTCTGTGATAATAATGCGCCCGTGCCATAATAATCTTCAATTGATGAAGTCATTCACACGTGCCATGCCAGACACTAATCACGTGGcatcatatttgtttattttaatgtaaatatgatataactactagtattattttataatttcgaCAATTAccttacataaaattaataaattacacaatacaaaataaatctaaatcGTTAAActcataaaacaaaaacaagctTATACAAAAATATAGGTTTTTTCCATAATTTTATGCATAGATTATTAGTTCGATAATGTTTATATAAGTTTAACCAACAAAATCCCTTATTTAATCTTTGAATTCGACACATTAGTttctaaatttaagaaaataaaaaataattcttgaatATATATTCGACGGGGACATAAAGGTCATTATATGTGTGCCACAAAGGCACACAAGCTGCCAACTAGGACACTCTATTAAAGATATACACAAGTTAATGTTTAAACTAATGCGATGAATGAAATACGAAttcaaatactattttttttaattaaattacaataacttttacaaaaaatatttgggAATAATGATCTTGCTTATTTCTCCACCTCCGtccttgtaattaaaaaaaaaagtgttttctaATCCTTAAAAtccctcttgttttttttttgttcaaatctCTTCCCTCTGAATCAAATAATACATAATAGTTTCATAATGCTTAGAGATTACGGACAAGAACAAGAATCTGGAAGAATCCGAAGGTGACACGACGCCAATCTGAAAGCGGCAGAATATAAAGGGTCGTGTATCTCTATCCTCCCAACTCCCAACTGAATTAATttcttaggaaacacaacattTCAGCCACTTCTACTATCTTAAATTGGAGTCGTTAGTTATTGGgctcatcatttttttagtcGATTGATAGAATTCAAAGCCTGAGATGAGGGAGGAGGCTACTTTACACAATTAACTACTATTACTACATAACAGTTAGGTGAAATTTTAGCTAGATGCTTAATTGTTATGATGTTCAAGCATTACAACTCTGGCATTCGACGTTGTTTTGTCATCCACCTTTTTCTCGTAATGAAACTGTTAGGTGTCTCACGCTGGTTCGTTGGCCTCTCCTAACAAAATTCTACACTTCAAAGAATGCTATAGAGTGATATCAGTCAAATGCTTTCACGTTTTGTTCTTAGTATGCCATGAAACTCAACaaattgcatttttttcatACAGTATCCTCCCAAATTTGGTGGGAACGAAAATTAGATGTAGAGTGAAATAAAAACCGCACTATTCGATCACTTGCCAAGTTACCACCaaccaatgaaacaaaaaaacaatggaGAATGCCTCAAGATGTGAATCTGGGGCTTCAAACCTGTGGGTCAATGACCTAACCAGGAGGGGCCCTTTCTGTTTTAAATGAATAGAAAAGGACGAGCTTTCACATGCAACATTAATAAATTAGAATCTTGAGGCTTGCAAAATGACGAGCTAAGCACAGACTGAGAATAATAGGCTATTTTGTCCAACAATAGGATGCTGAAGAATCTGTACGGCACAGACTGAGAACCTCAAAAGCTCAAAAAGATGGCCATTAATTATGTCCGAATTTTACTACCAAAGACCAAATATAGGTTGAAACCAAACACAACTTGTTCCTAGATAGGCTTTTGCACCATTTTGGAAATTTACATTTAGAATTCCAAATCAGACGCAAGCATCAAGGACAAATCTTCCATCTTAAAGGAAGTTCAATCTTATCAACTACCACTATCATTACAAAAAATTAGCATATCCCTCACACTTTCTTCCTATACTACGAGGGAATCAACTTGTATTTCAAAAAAGAATATGATCACTAATCATGAagaaaaaatgggaaaaaatcaattgaaagtGGACTCTAACCAATCTGATGTCAATTCATAAGCAACAAATGTCACAGCACCAGCAGGTGCAGCTTTGACAGTTGATGGAATTATCCCCTTGTACAGACCAGCCCAACCCTCTAATCGAAATATCCGTTGCATGGCATCAGGCATATTCCTGTATGCACGATGCTCAACTCGAGCTCCATATCTTGGATGCCTTTGAAGCCCTTCAATCTGTAGCAAACAGAGAATGAAGATTCATGTATCATGATTACATTGACAATGATAGAATAACATAACGCCCAGTTTGTTGTTTAATATCTTCTAATTGTTTCAGTTTCAAATGGCACCAAAAACACCATCTATCCAGCCTAACATAATCAtaagttttgcattttttagGGTTGAGGGGTAAGGGTCTCTAGAATTCTCAATTCTCAAATTGAACTTTGATTAAATAATCCCTGCGCTAACACTAAATATGTGCAGAGGTTTACCTGAAATCTTTTTTTGACAACATCTAGTGGATGACAGACAAGCTTGGCACATGTTCCCGCTGCCAATCCACAAAGGAAAAGCTGAAAGCTAGAGAGGTTATCTTCTGCAGAAGTGTTGGAGTATCTATGATTCCAAGCCTACAATTTCACACACAATACATATTTACAGGTCCAAAAACTGCAGTGTCAAATACACTAAAACAAAACATTCATTAGCAGTGTGAAGGAATCCAACTCCATTTTTAATGTAAGATTACAATTTACAAGTGGAAATAAATCTATTGTGACATAATTCCAAGGTAACTTTTCTCAGCAGAACTTTAATCTAAACtacaatcaaaattcaaaatgccaACCTTACAATAGATATGAGGCATGGACACCATTAATTTCTCatattcaaaattgaaaatagtgGTGCAGCTTTATTAGTGCAAATAATTCATCCAGCTTAGTGATTGACATATAAAGGCAATAGTAATCTGTGTGCAGAGTCCTCGCTGATGGGTAAAACAAtaatctaaaaacaaaaatggatattaaaaattaaactgaaaagGTGAGGCACATATTGAGCAATCCTCACAACTGAATCAACAGTCATTACAGTGTAAGTGAATAGGAATAATTTCCTGATGCATTGAGTCATTTTACCAAGACTATAAAATGAAGGCATAACACTACAATGCAAGATAAGCTGAAACATGCAGAGTCCAAGCGAATCTACAATCTTATCTTACCACACTAGAGTTgcacaataaataaaacataacatacaatgcatgcagAGCATGATCAtgtaatctaaaaaaaatgagatgttaaatAGAAGGACTGAAATTTTACCATGCCCCAACGCTTAAATGTATCATATGTGCCAAATTGTAGGCCTGCATAAGGTATAATCTCCACTAAAGTTGGCGATAATCCAGAATACAAGCCTTGGAATCCACGAGTATGGATGATATCCATGAATGCAGACCTCATGTTTGGATATACCTATGATGTCACAATATTTGCGAAgagtagttataaaaaaatagcttCAAAAAGGACCAAAACAAGATCAGTATTGCCACATAAAGCAAAACAGAACAGCATAAACATGAGCAGTTTatgaaatcaatcaaataatGGAGGCCTCATATCTGCCAATAGCATTAAAAGGACCATcacattttttatacttaaaatgaaataaaatttactttgaAACTGTTTTGGGACCTCAAAATTGATAATGCTTATACCTTTGGTTCACCTTGAGAAGCTAATATAGTTCGGAGAAGATCAAAGGGATAAGAACCTAATGTAGCTGCACACCCAGCTAATGCCCCACTGAGGTAGGATAGACAAGGGCTCAAATTAATGTGAttctctacaaaaacaaaaaagaaaccaaTGAACAAACACAATCCTAGAATTGGAGAAGATAAAGAACAATTCCTGGTAAGTAATTGTATTTTTCTAAAGTGTGCAGAATGTATGGGCATAGGTTTTGGCTAGCATATATAGTGTACACACCCATTAACTACAGAAAGCACCCTCCTCCACAAAAGAGCCTTATGCAAAATAAATTGGTATAACTGAATTTAACAAAATACTGTAATGAATTTAGAACCGAAGTGATTAAACACCAATTAagtctcaaaaataaaaagaataaataatacatgCATTATATAGCTTTATACAGTGTCATCCTTACACAAACTATCATGTATGGTAAGTTTATTGGTTTTTATGACAATTTCCTTAAAATTCAAATCAACAATGATTTCTAATTCGCCTAGAAAGAAACAGTGACACTGAATAAGAAAATAGAATACCTGATTTGGAAGAACCAGAGGCAAAAGTCTTCAACTTGTGTAAAACTGTAAATTGTATAGCTGTATATGGCATAACCATGAGCAATGCCGGCACATTTCCCCGCCAAAACCCCTGCAAAAAAAATAGGGGTATTAGCTTAAGAAAAAAGCACACACAATGACAAAGTGAAAAGGGTAGAAAATCCGGGGTTTATACCTGTACGCCTTCTTCTCTAAGAATGTCCTTGGTTGCTTGAAACATACCAGTGTATTTTGATGCTGCAGCCAAATCCTTCCGTAATAAAGCCCATGAAGATGTGGGCTCTAGCTGAACCTGTTATTTTCAACCCgacaattagaaaaaaagaaaagaaaaggattaaATCCTAAAACGTtacacaaacataataatacatACCTGGAATCGAATCTTAATAACATCGAGGGGCGAGGTAACTGTCCGTGATATTCCACCAGAAATTGCCCCAGCCCAGGAATCAATCATGGCACGCTTCAGTTTGCTCGGTTCCTCCATTGCCGCAACGCAAACACTCTCTCCTCCCTTTTCAGCTgcaaaattgaatcaaattagGGTTTCCGAAAACTGAGAGAGAAAACGAAACGACGCGTCGTTTGGGATCCGCGCGCACCTGGATGggaagatgaaggagaagagAGCCGACATTGGAATTGATTTGATTGAAAAGTGGAGAGATTGTAGGGTCAGTAGTCACTGGTCAGAACAATACGATACTCGCTTTTGCTTCCCAATCTTATACTGTGGTTAAAGATTTCGTAAATCATTTGTCTAGTTTATTTTGAAagctattttatctttattgcaGTTGTATATTGTAAAACAATTGTTTCATTCCACTTTATAGTCATGTGTTTTGTTGATGACAAAAgagatttgaattttataatactttatcaattcttttctttttttagttcttcTTTAGTCTTTACTGATGACTGATATTGGTTGATAATTTAGATTATTATGTGAATAAATATGGACAAAATATTGCACaactcacaaaataaataatcaagttttttaaaacttgCTTTATCTGTCATTCGTTACCTAATTTGGTGATACATTCCCACACTTTTTTTCGTTTATATATATCAACTTGGCCAATGCACATTGGGTGGACGAAATTTCTTTGTGAGGGGATGAAAAACTTTTATGGATACTTTTCTATTAAAAGATATTAGTTGTATTATTGGATGGATTGGTCACCaggattcttttttcttttttttgttacaagatATTTTAGTTGCTTTTGCagaaaattaattgtttagcATATAATTTGTGTATTTGGGACAATTGGTGAAATTTTCTAAAAGgctttattttttcatcttaaaaaccgatattcataaattatttataaaatttccaACAATTAAGTGTAAACTGGTTTTGGTCACCATACACTGTTTGTgctgaattgttttttttagtggGCTTATGTTCACGAGGCCCGTATTTGTTAGACTTAGGCCTCAGTACcttttttttggcattttctTTGTGTACCCATCCTTTTTCCTCTATATCGGATATATTTTTGATAATTTCAACATTATTGTTGCATATGAGTCATACCCACTGAGAATCCGTATGAACCCTTACGCATACGGATTATCATAGGCGAGAACAATGTTGAAATTGTCAAAAATCTGTTAGTGTTAGgtgtaaaagaaaaaggatgatTGCAGGAACCAAACGCCCCTTTTTTCACTTCAACTCTGTTTTGTGTTGCAAAAACAAAGCAAATAAACCCTAATTGCGGTGTAAAACCCTAGGAGGAAGTGGGAGAGGAAGGATGAGACCTTTGGACGAGAAGGAGACGAGCACAGTGTTCGATCCATCTTATGAAATTACATTATCTTCTGTACCTCCTTTGAAGTTGCTTATCAGATTCCTTTGGGTTGCAATTTTCTGTTTTGAGGAGTGGTTATTTCAAGGGAAAGTAAAGTAATTAGCGAGGGACTCGTTTTGTCTTTACTTTGTTATTTTCTAGTtccatttaaagataaaaacatacatGAATTGAAAAGTGGATAAAATGAACGATTTCATGCTGGCCATAAGGGCATCTCAGTTTTACGTGTATATGGTTAGCTGTGTTTTAATGCCAAGTTGGAGAGTCTATTTTATACGTTTGGATGGATTATCATGGGACCTTGCGatcattgttattgtttttattaacatttttgtaattttctcgGCCTAGGAGTGTGAATGAACGGGCAGAATGTGTTTAAACTTGGCCTTTCCATGTTGCTGTTATATGGTGTTAAGATAAAATGAAACTTGtattgagagagaaaatgattactAGAGGTGATAAGTCTCTGTTTAAGAACCTATATATACCAGAGACTCAGCCAAGAGTTAGTTATAACTCTCTGAAACTAGGTTGTTACAGTTGGCACTAAACTATTACAGAATAGTGAAGGAATAATACGCTCACAGATGGagatcaaattataattatgatgttTTTATCAACGGGGGTTGTTGGGTTTTGCAACAGGGGCTAGTTTCTTGTAATGTGGTGAATTAAGGTTTAAATCTCCTTTAGGAGAGGTGCCCATTTAATGTCTGACTGTATCTAAGAACATAATTGCCACCAAAAGAGGAGAactaaatataatgtttttactGGCCATGTGCTGTTTCCATTCTTTTTGTCATCTGTTTGTTTCAGCCTTTTACTACTTCATTCAGTAAAGTGTTATGCTAATAATCAGATCAATATTGCTGCCAGGGTTCCCCAAGATCTTGTAACGACGGGAGGGAAGTGCATGCTCTTAAAATGGGTAACAGGattcttttttgctatttgGCAAGCTTACATCTTATGCTCACTCCTTCCCCCCCATTTGGCCATTCTATGTCTGTTAAAATCTGTgtagtttcttttttctaaaactttctCGCAGTCATACTTGCCAGTTTGAAAATGAAGACAACTCTTTAATCTTTAACAAAGGGTTTTAGCTAAGTTGGTTATTTCCTATAAAGGATATCTTCTTACTCTGCTACTGTATTGtgtaaaaattatatgatagtTTTACTCCCTCCATGTTGTGGAAAAAAGTATATTGGCCACAAAATAATCATCCTCTTACTCTTTGTGCTATCAGAAGTTCACCAACCACAATTGAATCCCTAAATGCCTATTGGATTGGATGACAGGCAAGACCATATTCAATTGCCTTGTATAGAACCACCCCAAAAAGGTTGGTGGAAATGGCTGGATTAAATTGTTTTCAAACTTCTGGATCTagagttttttttcttacttacaCAAGTTGCAACAGATTCCACCACATATTTGATCGGGCACTAGAATTCTATCCACAACAGATCATTCCAGGTTTTAGTTATCAACTAAAGGCATGGTGACACAATGAAATGTAAAATGCTCCTTTGAAAGCTATCTTTGCCAGGTTTTTTGCATTGAGCAATTAGAGCTTCTTGAAGTCCAGGATAGGGTAGAAGACTCTTATTAAAAAGCAAATTTGTACCTAAGGACTTTATGAAGAGAAATTTATAGGATCCAGATCTGCAAGTTGGTGTCAAATCTGTACATTTCCCTATTGGTTTATAGCTTGCAGTCCTTGAATGTTTAACTCAATGGTTCTTATTCTGAATtactttaccttttttttttatatagaagttGTGGTATCTTTTTTAATACTTGACTCTAATacttaattcaataaacaatgtagttgtaaaagataaaacaaaattgaattttaggTGCTTTGCAAGCAAGAGACCACTGTATCCTatgataatgttattttatCATGTTTTGTACCTTACATTTCTCCTTGTTTTACTTACCTGAGAGGATACCTTGAACACCTTGAAAGAAAAGGCAAAAGAGCCTTCAATGACAAGCCAAAACCAGAGCCAACTACTGAAGTACTTTTTCTTTGCAGCTATGATGGCTGTGAAAGACATTCATAGATGCTGGTGCTTTGAGGAAGCATTCTCACATCCATGGAGAGAAACAATATGTTTGTCACTACGAGGGATATGGAAAGGTGGTGACTTTGTTACTTACAGATGCGCAAAACTAAGGTATTAGCATGTTACGTTGCATGATTggaggagatataaggttgtGAATTCAAATCTCCCAACTGATAAAACTAACATTTTCTGATAGAAAAAAAGCCGTTACATGATTGGAGCatacttaattaaaataaatcattaacaCCTTTTTCCaattggtttatattttttttatttacactttatttatttaatgctaCGTATCAAGTTTCAATAGCTTGTGTTGTTTACTTTAATGGCAGGTCTATTTAGCAGTgctgaaaatattttgtttaattgcAGAAATTTTTGGATAGCTCATAGTTGAAAAGACATTTTCTCATTCATACAGGGGAGAAGGATTTTGTGTGTCCTCATGAAGGCTGTGGTaaggttttgtttttgttttctatgatGGCGTCCTTTCCCTAGTTGGTGttgcattttctgtttttagttCTATATGGTTTACACGTTAGGATTTGTGGCTATTTCTTCCCTTCACGGAGATTATCATCAATTCAGTCTTTTACTGTCCACTCTGAATCTGTTTTGGTTGGAATGGTTTTCTTATTGGAAATTCAAATAACAAGGGATTTCAAGCAGAGCTTGAGTTCTTGGTGATGAGACCTATGTCTACCTAGTCATTAAATTGTTGCTATAGAGGGCATCCAAcgaatttgaaaatttatcaaGTTGAATCAATATATAAGACAAATGTTGTTATATAGGTTACCATTTTCATCACGGTACATAAGAATAAATTCAATATCCTCATTTGCATTTATATTGCTTTACATGTAATTTTATGatcatattttttactttcatttgtaTTTCTCTAAGATTTTAGTTAACTTGCTCGTCTAAATGCTATGTTAGTAGTTTAGGACTCCAAAGCTAAGAAATaagttttaccttttttttactGTAACTGTTTAATAAAAAACAGAATTGTGATGTTACAATCAACTGATTTTGTTAACTAAGCAAGTAAAATTTCTCAGCTAATTGAGTGTGTGTTTTGATTGGTGGAAAgttaaaattactattattttttaaagcaaaaaataagataaaatcatGATGAGTTCACCACAAAAAATCATGTATTGTTCgtataaattattatgagtTCAATTCACTATCAATCTGAACAGATAATACTAGATcaacacaattaattttttaaacacacTCACAAACTATGAATGAAAAACATACAGATAGAGTTATATTGAGCACATTATATTCAACTAGTTTTATCttatgtttataaaattattattttttattttgtaacaatgatttaaattatgtaattttttcgGGCAAAAGTATC
Protein-coding sequences here:
- the LOC100805353 gene encoding Mitochondrial thiamine diphosphate carrier 2-like (The RefSeq protein has 1 substitution compared to this genomic sequence) → MEEPSKLKRAMIDSWAGAISGGISRTVTSPLDVIKIRFQVQLEPTSSWALLRKDLAAASKYTGMFQATKDILREEGVQGFWRGNVPALLMVMPYTAIQFTVLHKLKTFASGSSKSENHINLSPCLSYLSGALAGCAATLGSYPFDLLRTILASQGEPKVYPNMRSAFMDIIHTRGFQGLYSGLSPTLVEIIPYAGLQFGTYDTLKRWGMAWNHRYSNTSAEDNLSSFQLFLCGLAAGTCAKLVCHPLDVVKKRFQIEGLQRHPRYGARVEHRAYRNMPDAMQRIFRLEGWAGLYKGIIPSTVKAAPAGAVTFVAYELTSDWLESTFN
- the LOC100805353 gene encoding mitochondrial thiamine diphosphate carrier 2-like isoform X1 yields the protein MEEPSKLKRAMIDSWAGAISGGISRTVTSPLDVIKIRFQVQLEPTSSWALLRKDLAAASKYTGMFQATKDILREEGVQGFWRGNVPALLMVMPYTAIQFTVLHKLKTFASGSSKSENHINLSPCLSYLSGALAGCAATLGSYPFDLLRTILASQGEPKVYPNMRSAFMDIIHTRGFQGLYSGLSPTLVEIIPYAGLQFGTYDTFKRWGMAWNHRYSNTSAEDNLSSFQLFLCGLAAGTCAKLVCHPLDVVKKRFQIEGLQRHPRYGARVEHRAYRNMPDAMQRIFRLEGWAGLYKGIIPSTVKAAPAGAVTFVAYELTSDWLESTFN